ACAGTGGTACAAAATGCACCAAAAAAAATAAACTTTCCAATAGATATTCCCGATAATAAGCCTAAAGTATTTTTATACCAGGGTGCAATAAATCCTTTTAGGGGAATTGATAAAGCAATTCTGGCTATGCATCATATTGATGATGCTGTTTTCAAGATTGCAGGAGATGGTCCCAAAAAGAAGGAATATGAAGAGCTGGTAGCTCGTGAGAATCTACAGCATAAAGTTGAGTTTTTGGGCAAGCTGGTGCCTGAAGATCTAAGAAAAATTACTCTTACCGCAGATGTAGGGATGAGTATCGAGGAAAATGGCGGGGACAGCTACTTATACTCCCTTCCGAATAAAGTCTTGGACTGTATTCAGGCAAGGGTTCCATTAATTATGGCTGATCTCCCTGAAATGCGTAATATAAGAATGCAGTTTGATGTTGGTGAGATCATTAAGGACCATCAGCCGGAAAATATTGCAGATGCTGTTTTCAGAATTTTAAATAAGGGAAGAAAGGGTTATCAGGATGAATTGAAAAAAGCCTCGGAATTGCTTTGTTGGGAAAATGAAGAACTAAAACTTCTGGAAGTTTTTAGAAAGGCATCTCAATAAATTATCTTTACAAAAATGGTATCTTTGCATAAAGAATTGTTAAAAGATGACCATTAAAGAAAAACAGCAGGAAATAATAGACGAATTTGCATTTCTTGACGATTGGGAGCAGAAGTATGAATATATTATTGACCTTGGTAAAGAATTGAAAGGGCTTTCAGAAGACAAGAAAACAGATGCTAATCTTATTAAAGGATGCCAGAGTAAAGTATGGATTGATGCTGAATTTAAAGACGGCAAACTTTATTTTGATGCTGATTCTGATGGTATTTTACCAAAAGGAATTGTTTCTCTTCTGGTTAGTATTTACAGCGGGCATTCTACAGAGGAAATTCTGGATTCGGATTTCCAGTTTATTTCAGAGATCGGACTTCAGGAGTTTCTTTCTCCTTCCAGAGCCAATGGACTAATGGCAATGACTAAACAGATTAAATTTTATGCAGTTGCCTATCAACTGAAGTCGTAGTTGTGACAAGAATTTTAGCATATCGTTTTTCCGCTTTTGGCGACGTTGCGATGACAGCGCCCGTTTTTCGTGAATTCCTTGAACAAAACCCTGATGTAGAAATCGTAATGGTTTCCAGAAAAAATTTTGAAAGCTTGTTTTCAGATATTCCCAACATTATTTTTAAAGGAATTAACCTGGATGATTATAAGGGTTTTTTTGGATTAAACAGATTGGCCAATGAGTTAATCAGAGAATTTCATCCGGATTTCATAGCTAATTTGCATGATGTAATCAGGACGAAGGTTCTGGATAAAATCTATAGGAGAAAGGGATACAAAGTATTCAAGATCAATAAAGGAAAAGAAGAAAAGGAAATTCTTACCGATGTCTGGAATCTGGATAAAGTACAACTGAAAAAAACCGTCGAGCGATATGCAGACGTATTCCGGGAAATGGGGTTTAAAGTGAACTTATCCAATAAATTAAGGCCATCAACACAGCAAAAGTCCGGGATCGGATTTGCTCCTTTTGCACAACACAAAGGAAAGATGCTTCCCTTGGATAAATCCTATGAACTCGTTAAAATTTTAGCCCAAAAAGATAAAATATATTTCTTCGGAGGCGGAAAAAATGAAACAGAAACCCTGGAAAGATGGGAACGTGAAATTCCGAATACCCAAAGTCTTTCCGGAAAATTAAACCTTAAACAGGAGCTGGATACAATTGCAGAACTTAAACTGATGATCTCAATGGATTCTGCCAATATGCACCTTGCCAGCCTTGTGGGAACAAGATGCGTTTCTATCTGGGGATCTACACATCCTTATGCCGGTTTTTTAGGGTTTGGACAGAGTGAAGATGATGTGGTGCAAATTAAAGATTTAACATGCCGGCCTTGTTCAGTATTTGGAGATAAGGAATGTTTCAGAGGAGATTGGGCATGTCTGGAAGAGCTTAATATTCAGAAAATCATTGAAAAAATCTGATGAAATGAAAATTACAATCTGCATTCCTGTCTATAATTTTGATGTCCGGGAATTAGTTTCTGATTTGGAAAAAGAAATTACAGCAAAGACTTTTAATGCAGAAATCATATTAATCGATGATCGGTCTGAAGAACAATTTAAACAGATTAATAAAGTTCTCGAAGATAAAGTAGAAAAATTGATCTGTCTGGAAAAAAACATTGGGAGATCAAAAATCCGCAATCTGTTTCTTTCCTATTCAAAGGGAGATTATTTACTTTTTCTTGATTGTGACGGTAAGATAACAAGTGACCGTTTTCTAGAAAATTACATACAATTTATAAAAGAGAATCCGGATACAAAGGTGATCTACGGAGGGCGAGTTGTCTCAGAATCACCGGTTGATCAAAACCATTATTTAAGATGGAAATTTGCCGTAGAGCGTGAGAATTTACCGGTTTCGCTTCGTGTGGAAAATCCTTACTTGAGCTTCCAAACAAATAATTTTATCATTGATCGGAATATCCTCAAGAAAGTTCCGTTTAATCCCGAATTTCAAAGCTATGGGTACGAAGATCTGTTATTTGCAATGGACTTAAAATCCAGTCATATAAAAATTAACCATCTACAAAATCCTGTATTCAACAATGATGTAGAAGATAATCAACTCTACCTTGAAAAAGTAAAAGAATCGGTAGGTAGTTTATCTCAAATGCTTCAAAACAAACAACTCAGTGCAAAACTTTCCGAAATTAAACTGGTAAAAGCGTACAGGGCTATAAAAAGGCTTGGTTTAAAAAGCTTATTTACCATTTTCTTTAGGGTTAGCAGGCCAAGGATAGAGCGTAAGCTTTTAAAGGGAAATATCAACCTTAAATACCTTGATTTTTATAAGCTGGGATTACTACTGAATGTAGCGGATATCTGAAAGATTTTCTTTATTAGAATCATTTCAGGTAAAAATGAAGCATTGACAAAATGCCAATGCTACGATTGAAAATTAATTATCTTATTACTTCTAGAGGAGCGCCTTTTTTTGGACGATGAAGTACCAATTCATAGATTTCTGTACTTTTGTCTTTAAGTTTTGCCTGCAAAGCTGATTCATCTTTATTTTTTTCATCAGTCCTGATTAAAGCAACCATTCTTCCATTACCATAAAAAACCATTTTATAATTGTCTATCGGTAAAACTTCAACGATATTCTGAATCGTTTCCGATGTTTCTGCCTGGTCCTTTTTGCTCTCAGCAGAAGAAAGATATAAGGCCTTGTCAATTTCGGCATCTCGGACTTTTGTTTTTGTGAGAAAACTACCAATATCTTTTTTCTGCAGAATTTCCCTGAAATGATTATAAGTCTCTAAGACCTCTTTCAGAAGAGCATCTTTATCTTCATTCAACAGAACAGCGGAGTGGGACCATCCTGATACCTGATAGGGAACATTAGAAGTAAAATCCCAGGATTGAGTAATCTCTTTTGAGGGCTTACTGGTTTCTGCATTAAACTTACAATCTACTATTACCTCATAGTCAGGGGAATCAAATGAAGCATACTTTAAAATTCTGAATTTATAATATTTAAGCTCGTTTTCATCCAGTTCTTTATCCGACTTCAAAATAACTTTAACGGTTTGTTTTCCCGGGCCTAAAATTTCACGATTAATAGGCAAGGTCAACGATGTTCCGCCATTTTTGTAATAATAGGCAACCAGGATATCATTAATGTAAACCTGAAAATCGCCAGCTGCATCAAGGCTTAATGCATATAAAGGTTGAGAAGCCATATTTTGTGTTGTTTTTTTTTCGTAATTACTTTTATTTGATGGAGATGTATGAGACGCTGTATCTTTTTTTTGACAGCTTATCATGTTGAATAGCAATAAGCCAAATAATATCTTTTTGTTCATTGTATTAATATTTATGTTCTTCTCCGGCTCCAAATGTCATGCTGACTGGATTTCCGGAGTAGCTTGGGATCAGTTTAAAAGGATCAAGTGTTTCCGGAGCTTTATTTTTGGAGTTCCTCTTCATGGAAAATTTGTAATAAACAGTAACCATAAGTCCTGAGAACTTGGTTGTAAAGTCAAATTTATTATCCCAATCGAAATTAGGGCTTGCTGTAATTTTGAATGAACAGTCTGCTCTTACCCCGGCCTGAAGCTCTACCTCAGGAAACTTATTGATCTGCTTAGCGCTCATGGTAAGGCCCAGTTCAAGTTCAAGTTTCCCTCCCAGTGTTCCGGAAAGGGTTAAATCGGTATCGAATTTATTGCCTTCTTTTGCATCATTCCATTTTACATAGGCTTCCTCGATTGCCAGATTTGCATAAAATATCAAATCAATACGATAGGTAATGCTTAAGGCATTCATGGATATTTTTTCAATGAGCCAGGTCGTTAGGTCCAGGAAAGTAATAAACTTTCCATAAACAGGAATTTTATCAGCTAAGGCCAATAAATCAATTTTAAGCTCACCCCCAATGAGGGGAGAACATTTTACCTTTCCGGCAAGTTCAAGGCCAACGAAGTCCCCTGTTTTTGCAAATTTCCAGCTAATCCCTGCTGATGGAGCAGGAGGGAGGAGTGAAAGGCTCATCATGCTCCTTCTTCCTGCCAGTGAAGGAGGAAGGGCCTCTGCTCCCTTTCTGGCCTCTTTTGCTCCTGCAATATCATCTACCGTATCATAAACCGATTTTAAAATGCCCAGCATTTTACGATACTTTTCGGCAAATTTCCAACTGAGTTCATGGGAGACACCTCCATTATATGAGACCTTGGCGGAAAGTCCAAAATTCCCTTTCATATCTCCCATGTAACGGTTAGCAGAAGTGGCAATTTTTTTTTGTCCGTCTTTGATATTCTTGTTTTCGTTTCTCTCTTCTCTTCTTAAGTCGGCCAGGGCAACAACATCCCCTTTTGTTTTAAGGTCTCCTACTGAGATGGTGTCTCTTGTTGCTTTACTTTCCGTACCATAGATATTATAGGTTGGCTCAGAATTTCCGTACCAAACAGGGTCGGAGGTATTGTAAAGGAAGTTTAGTGACCATTCTACATCCGGGAATATCCTGATTTTAACAAGTTGATTAGGATACCGACAAGTAGAAACAGGAACAAAATACGTTTGTATTTTTTCTTTTGATAGCCAGAAGTAATTGACCAGCCAGGATTCTGCCACAGGAATATCATTGAATTCTTTATCTCCGATAGCTGTAGTTTTGTTGTAAATGTAGGAAAGGTTCAGTTGGAGTTTATTTTCTCCAATAAAGCTGTAATCCTCATTCTCTTTCCATCCCTGCACGTCTGCTACATTTCCTGACGGGGCTTTCGTTTCATCAGCGTAAGCATCAGTATCATTTGCTTGTGTGGGATCATTTTTTACGGATAGTACTTTATTTGCGTAATGGGGAACCAGAACAGTATCTAATAAAAAAACATGTTGCGGGATATTATGTTTTTGGTCTTTAGGAAGTAAAACTCCCGTACACAAAACATTTTTATTCTGAAGGTTATCCAGGGTTATGCTTATTTTTTTCTTTGTTTTATCTCCTATTACAAGGTCAAAAGTATTTCGTGTATTGTCTATCCTGTCTTTGGCATCTTCATCAAATATAACATAGGGAGATCGTTTTTTATCATCCTCATCGGCTATCGTTATTTTGCTGTATCCGCAGGGATCATATTCTTTTTTAAGATATTCAATGTCTCCTATATATTGAATCTGATTATTTTTTTGTTTTTCAAATTCACCGAAAAGGGCACTCATATCATTATAAGGGACCAATAGGTCGGGAGAAGTGTTAAAGATCCATTTTCCT
The sequence above is drawn from the Chryseobacterium daecheongense genome and encodes:
- a CDS encoding SufE family protein, with product MTIKEKQQEIIDEFAFLDDWEQKYEYIIDLGKELKGLSEDKKTDANLIKGCQSKVWIDAEFKDGKLYFDADSDGILPKGIVSLLVSIYSGHSTEEILDSDFQFISEIGLQEFLSPSRANGLMAMTKQIKFYAVAYQLKS
- a CDS encoding glycosyltransferase is translated as MKKKIITSAFSNLYTDQRIEKVCHTLYENGYSLELIGNDWGGAEKITRPYPFSRIMLVSKSLKTAYFEFNWKLYKELKRKADKNTILHANDIDALLPNYLIAKKLKIPLIFDSHEIFSEMPAIQGKMSQKIWRYLEKKVLPNLKFMITASGSYAKWFKEKYHVEATVVQNAPKKINFPIDIPDNKPKVFLYQGAINPFRGIDKAILAMHHIDDAVFKIAGDGPKKKEYEELVARENLQHKVEFLGKLVPEDLRKITLTADVGMSIEENGGDSYLYSLPNKVLDCIQARVPLIMADLPEMRNIRMQFDVGEIIKDHQPENIADAVFRILNKGRKGYQDELKKASELLCWENEELKLLEVFRKASQ
- a CDS encoding glycosyltransferase, producing MKITICIPVYNFDVRELVSDLEKEITAKTFNAEIILIDDRSEEQFKQINKVLEDKVEKLICLEKNIGRSKIRNLFLSYSKGDYLLFLDCDGKITSDRFLENYIQFIKENPDTKVIYGGRVVSESPVDQNHYLRWKFAVERENLPVSLRVENPYLSFQTNNFIIDRNILKKVPFNPEFQSYGYEDLLFAMDLKSSHIKINHLQNPVFNNDVEDNQLYLEKVKESVGSLSQMLQNKQLSAKLSEIKLVKAYRAIKRLGLKSLFTIFFRVSRPRIERKLLKGNINLKYLDFYKLGLLLNVADI
- a CDS encoding glycosyltransferase family 9 protein produces the protein MTRILAYRFSAFGDVAMTAPVFREFLEQNPDVEIVMVSRKNFESLFSDIPNIIFKGINLDDYKGFFGLNRLANELIREFHPDFIANLHDVIRTKVLDKIYRRKGYKVFKINKGKEEKEILTDVWNLDKVQLKKTVERYADVFREMGFKVNLSNKLRPSTQQKSGIGFAPFAQHKGKMLPLDKSYELVKILAQKDKIYFFGGGKNETETLERWEREIPNTQSLSGKLNLKQELDTIAELKLMISMDSANMHLASLVGTRCVSIWGSTHPYAGFLGFGQSEDDVVQIKDLTCRPCSVFGDKECFRGDWACLEELNIQKIIEKI